One window from the genome of Nicotiana tomentosiformis chromosome 5, ASM39032v3, whole genome shotgun sequence encodes:
- the LOC138891697 gene encoding uncharacterized protein, with translation MGYLYEAMDRAKEAIQASFTDEQKYAKVFQIIDARWSEQLHRPLHAAGLILNPSLFYDQHENNSLAREVWTGFHEVIKLTPDEDMQEKIVDQLAIYKAAEGLFKLRLAIKQRKTKSPVEWLDQYGVETPDLQTFAIRVLSLTCSSSRCERNWSVFEHIHTKKRNRLTLKRLHNLVFIKYNRALRRRYNHRNLIDPILLDNIDEANEWLTGVPENYEDEEVFEGDSNFTWGDVAVASGVGENPYGLRGNTSSSSSIRKGKSVATTSRSLSLIDEDESDHEEEEEGEEEDDEQYEDNRGIQDFDNLEEEQEE, from the exons ATGGGCTACCTCTATGAAGCTATGGATAGGGCCAAGGAGGCTATTCAAGCATCATTCACTGATGAGCAGAAATATGCAAAGGTCTTTCAGATCATTGATGCAAGATGGAGTGAGCAACTTCATAGACCTTTGCATGCAGCTGGACTTATTCTGAACCCGTCACTCTTTTATGATCAGCATGAGAATAATTCATTGGCTAGAGAAGTGTGGACAGGATTCCATGAGGTTATCAAGTTGACCCCAGATGAAGACATGCAAGAAAAGATAGTAGATCAGCTTGCTATTTACAAGGCAGCTGAGGGACTTTTTAAGCTCCGACTTGCTATTAAACAAAGAAAGACGAAATCGCCAG TTGAGTGGTTGGACCAATATGGTGTAGAGACTCCGGATTTACAGACTTTCGCCATCAGAGTTCTAAGTTTAACTTGTAGCTCATCCAGATGTGAAAGGAACTGGAGCGTTTTTGAACAC ATTCATACAAAGAAGAGGAATCGACTAACCTTGAAGCGCCTCCATAATCTAGTGTTCATAAAATACAATAGAGCATTGAGGCGTCGCTACAACCACCGCAATCTAATTGATCCAATTCTTTTGGACAATATTGATGAGGCTAATGAGTGGCTAACCGGAGTCCCCGAAAATTATGAAGATGAAGAAGTATTTGAAGGCGATTCTAATTTCACTTGGGGTGATGTTGCGGTTGCTAGTGGAGTTGGGGAGAATCCTTATGGTTTAAGGGGGAATACTTCAAGTTCAAGCTCGATTAGGAAGGGAAAAAGTGTGGCTACTACAAGTCGATCCCTATCCCTAATTGATGAAGATGAAAGTGATCATGAAGAGGAAGAGGAGGGGGAGGAGGAAGATGACGAGCAATATGAAGATAATAGAGGAATTCAAGATTTTGAcaatcttgaagaagaacaagaagagtaG